One Cedecea neteri DNA segment encodes these proteins:
- a CDS encoding efflux RND transporter periplasmic adaptor subunit, whose product MLLKHFSRRAIALAVALIILLTIALFFFLRSPDTPDYVTAPVRKGDIENSVLATGRIDAIERVNVGAQVSGQVKSLKVKLGDHVTKGQSIADIDDVPQRNELRNAEAALNVVKADLQAKQALLKQSELRFKRQRQMLSEDASSREDFESAEATLATTRAELLSLNAKLVQAQIEVDKKKVDLGYTRVVAPMDGIVIAVVTQQGQTVNSSQSAPTIIKLARLDVMTIKAQISEADITRISAGQKARFTIFSEPDKHYDATLRTVELAPESVMKDDSLAGSSTASGSGTSNASVYYNALLDVPNPENRLRIAMTAQVTLLAGEAKDTLLVPIQAVHKAEGNKQEVQVLRADGKLEAREVKTGITNSVDIQILEGVKVGENVVLSQPGEKAPGEGFVL is encoded by the coding sequence ATGCTATTGAAACACTTTTCTCGCCGTGCCATTGCCCTGGCCGTGGCGCTGATCATCCTCCTGACTATCGCTCTGTTCTTCTTCCTCAGAAGCCCGGATACACCTGATTATGTGACTGCTCCTGTACGCAAGGGCGATATCGAAAACTCTGTCCTGGCTACCGGGCGAATCGATGCTATCGAGCGTGTTAACGTCGGGGCGCAGGTTTCAGGCCAGGTCAAGTCGCTCAAAGTGAAGCTGGGAGATCATGTCACCAAAGGGCAGTCCATCGCCGACATTGATGATGTGCCGCAGCGTAACGAACTGCGTAACGCCGAAGCCGCGCTCAATGTAGTCAAAGCCGATCTGCAGGCTAAGCAAGCGCTCCTGAAACAATCTGAGCTACGGTTCAAACGCCAGCGCCAGATGCTGAGCGAAGATGCCAGCTCGCGCGAAGATTTTGAGTCTGCAGAAGCTACGCTTGCCACTACTCGGGCAGAATTGCTGTCTCTGAATGCCAAACTTGTTCAGGCGCAGATTGAAGTGGATAAGAAAAAAGTCGATCTTGGCTATACGCGAGTCGTGGCACCGATGGACGGGATTGTTATCGCCGTTGTCACGCAGCAAGGGCAGACCGTGAACTCCAGCCAAAGTGCGCCGACCATCATCAAGCTGGCTCGTCTCGACGTCATGACCATCAAGGCTCAGATTTCTGAAGCCGATATCACCCGCATTTCAGCAGGGCAAAAAGCCCGTTTCACTATTTTCTCTGAGCCGGACAAACATTATGACGCGACACTGCGCACCGTTGAACTGGCGCCGGAGTCGGTGATGAAAGATGACTCTCTTGCTGGCAGCAGCACGGCATCTGGCTCTGGCACGTCCAATGCGTCCGTCTATTACAACGCGCTGCTCGACGTGCCGAATCCGGAAAATCGCCTCCGTATTGCGATGACGGCTCAGGTCACGCTGCTGGCCGGAGAGGCCAAAGACACGCTGCTGGTCCCGATTCAGGCCGTGCATAAAGCCGAAGGAAATAAACAGGAAGTACAGGTGCTGCGGGCTGACGGCAAGCTGGAGGCTCGGGAGGTGAAAACAGGGATCACCAACAGCGTCGATATTCAGATCCTCGAGGGCGTAAAAGTCGGGGAAAATGTCGTGCTGTCACAGCCTGGTGAGAAAGCACCAGGGGAAGGGTTTGTCCTGTGA
- a CDS encoding efflux RND transporter permease subunit: MTFAEQCLKRPIAVMLLWLAVMVAGAVCWFKLPIAALPNYDTPTIQVSASLSGASPETMASSVATPLEKKLSTIPGVVNMTSNSLEGATTIVIEFDPSRDIDSAAVDVQSALYQALKQLPSQMTTPPSFRKINPADAPIIQIGIDSPSMALSDLNRFSDDLISPALSTLNGVAQVTVLGQKRYAVRVEVNPDKLAATNLTLEDVHTALAAANDNSPIGELDGKRQMVMLQTSGDLRNAADFAKVIVATRNGQPVRLSDVATVQDSIENTLSYSAVNGNRAIVLSVQRQPGANIVSTIDAIRQLMPKLQAQMPSSVSVKFLNDRSLSIRAAIHDVTLTLLLTIALVVMVILMFLRHIRATIIPALSLPISLLGAFGLMYAFGLSLDNISLMGLTIAVGLVVDDAIVVLENIMRYMEEGETPYRAALKGVKEVAFTVISISLSLVAVFIPIFFMPGTIGLLFHEFAYVVSLTILVSAAASLTIIPLLVPKLIREHTPEDKPEPRWSQVFERGFEALRRQYGNGLEWAVSHRVIMIGVALSTIALTIGLYWFSPKGFFPQEDIGQITASIDAPQDMSYLGRLGVAQQLGKTLMKDPSVSDVLTRVDHDTTQLSLTLKDQSQRPPLDAVLKQLRSETGYLPGIKVYFSPVQNLRVGGRSAKSTYQYTLQAVSSGDTSLNDWANRLMAEMQKSGVFVGLNTDAQLNGLQAQLVIDRNKASLMGVDIQQIRDTLYDAFGTYQVSTIYAPEDSYEVIMEVQEPFRQDESDLSKIYVRSSSGALLPITTFTTISRTQGVTAVNHQGQLPAITLSFDLAPGKSLSDATAAIAQAQQAIHLPSSVFGTYAGQAALFQQSQSSQIWLIVLALAVIYVILGVLYESWIHPLTILLGLPSAAVGALLALRLFNLDLTFIAMIGILLLIGIVKKNAIMMIDFALVAQREHGMTPHDAIMQACLQRFRPIMMTTLCAIMGAIPIALGLGAGAELRQPMGVAIVGGLLFSQLITLFITPVLFLLFDGNPQGTKE; this comes from the coding sequence ATGACATTTGCGGAACAATGCCTGAAACGGCCGATTGCCGTGATGCTGCTGTGGTTGGCGGTGATGGTCGCCGGTGCGGTGTGCTGGTTTAAACTGCCCATTGCCGCGCTGCCTAACTACGACACACCGACGATTCAGGTCAGCGCTTCGCTTTCCGGTGCCAGCCCTGAAACCATGGCGTCATCGGTGGCAACGCCGCTGGAGAAAAAGCTGTCGACGATTCCTGGCGTGGTGAACATGACCTCCAACAGCCTCGAGGGTGCCACGACTATCGTCATTGAGTTTGATCCGTCGCGGGATATTGATTCGGCGGCGGTGGACGTGCAGTCCGCGCTGTACCAGGCGTTAAAACAGCTGCCGTCGCAGATGACCACGCCGCCTTCATTCCGCAAAATTAACCCGGCGGATGCGCCGATCATTCAAATCGGCATCGACTCGCCGTCAATGGCGCTTTCCGACCTGAACCGCTTCTCGGATGACCTGATCTCACCGGCGCTCTCCACCCTGAACGGCGTGGCGCAGGTGACCGTGCTGGGGCAGAAACGCTATGCCGTGCGCGTGGAGGTGAACCCGGACAAGCTGGCGGCCACCAATCTGACGCTGGAAGATGTGCATACCGCGCTCGCGGCCGCCAACGACAACTCGCCGATCGGCGAACTGGACGGTAAGCGCCAGATGGTGATGCTGCAAACCAGCGGTGATTTGCGCAACGCGGCGGACTTCGCCAAAGTCATTGTCGCCACGCGGAACGGCCAGCCGGTCAGGCTTTCAGATGTGGCCACCGTGCAGGACAGCATCGAAAATACGCTGAGCTACAGCGCAGTGAACGGTAACCGCGCGATTGTACTCAGCGTGCAGCGCCAGCCCGGCGCGAACATTGTTTCCACCATCGACGCCATTCGCCAGTTGATGCCAAAACTACAGGCGCAGATGCCGTCGTCGGTTAGCGTGAAGTTTCTTAATGACCGCTCGCTGTCGATCCGTGCGGCGATTCATGACGTGACGCTGACGCTGCTGTTGACCATTGCCCTGGTAGTGATGGTGATCCTGATGTTCCTGCGCCATATCCGGGCGACGATCATTCCGGCGCTCAGCCTGCCGATTTCTCTGCTCGGCGCATTCGGCCTGATGTATGCCTTTGGTTTGAGCCTCGACAATATCTCGCTGATGGGGCTGACCATCGCCGTCGGCCTGGTGGTGGATGATGCGATTGTGGTGCTGGAGAACATCATGCGCTACATGGAAGAGGGGGAAACGCCGTATCGCGCCGCGCTAAAAGGGGTGAAAGAGGTGGCGTTCACCGTTATCTCTATTTCGCTTTCCCTGGTGGCGGTGTTTATTCCGATCTTCTTTATGCCGGGCACGATTGGCCTGCTGTTCCACGAGTTTGCCTACGTGGTATCGCTGACGATTCTGGTTTCCGCTGCGGCATCGTTGACCATTATTCCGCTTTTGGTTCCGAAACTTATTCGTGAGCACACGCCGGAAGATAAACCTGAACCGCGCTGGAGTCAGGTCTTTGAGCGCGGGTTCGAAGCGCTGCGTCGCCAGTACGGAAACGGGTTGGAATGGGCGGTTTCTCATCGCGTGATTATGATCGGCGTCGCACTCAGCACGATTGCGCTTACCATCGGCCTGTACTGGTTTTCACCGAAGGGTTTCTTCCCGCAGGAAGATATCGGGCAGATAACCGCCAGCATTGATGCGCCGCAGGATATGTCGTATCTCGGGCGACTGGGCGTGGCGCAGCAGTTGGGCAAAACGCTGATGAAAGATCCGAGCGTCAGCGACGTACTGACCCGCGTTGACCACGACACCACACAGTTAAGCCTGACGCTAAAAGATCAGAGCCAGCGCCCGCCGCTGGACGCGGTGCTGAAACAGCTGCGCTCGGAAACCGGATATTTACCGGGCATTAAAGTTTACTTCAGCCCGGTGCAAAACCTGCGTGTAGGCGGCCGCAGTGCGAAAAGTACCTATCAGTACACGCTGCAGGCCGTCAGCAGCGGCGATACCAGCCTCAACGACTGGGCCAACCGGCTGATGGCGGAGATGCAAAAAAGCGGGGTCTTTGTCGGCCTGAATACCGACGCGCAGCTGAATGGATTGCAGGCGCAATTAGTTATCGACAGAAACAAAGCCTCGCTGATGGGCGTGGATATCCAGCAGATTCGCGACACGCTGTACGACGCGTTCGGGACTTACCAGGTGTCGACGATTTATGCCCCGGAAGACAGCTATGAAGTGATCATGGAAGTGCAGGAGCCGTTCCGGCAGGACGAAAGCGACCTGTCGAAAATCTATGTCCGGTCATCAAGTGGGGCGCTGCTGCCGATCACCACCTTTACGACGATTTCTCGCACCCAGGGCGTGACGGCGGTCAACCACCAGGGGCAGCTGCCGGCGATTACGCTTTCGTTCGACCTGGCGCCAGGGAAATCGCTGTCGGATGCAACGGCGGCCATTGCCCAGGCTCAGCAGGCGATTCACCTGCCGTCTTCTGTGTTCGGCACCTACGCCGGGCAGGCGGCGCTGTTCCAGCAGTCCCAGAGCAGCCAGATCTGGCTGATTGTGCTGGCGCTGGCGGTGATTTACGTCATTCTCGGCGTGCTGTATGAAAGCTGGATCCATCCGCTGACCATTCTGCTTGGCCTGCCGTCGGCGGCGGTCGGGGCGCTACTGGCCCTGAGGCTGTTTAATCTCGATCTTACGTTTATTGCGATGATTGGTATTCTGCTGCTGATTGGTATTGTCAAAAAGAACGCTATCATGATGATAGATTTCGCGTTAGTGGCGCAGCGTGAACACGGCATGACGCCGCATGATGCCATTATGCAGGCGTGTTTACAGCGGTTCCGCCCGATCATGATGACCACGCTTTGCGCCATTATGGGGGCGATCCCCATTGCGCTGGGCCTGGGCGCTGGGGCCGAACTGCGTCAGCCGATGGGGGTGGCGATTGTCGGCGGGCTGCTGTTCTCACAGCTGATCACCCTGTTTATTACGCCGGTGCTGTTCCTGCTGTTTGACGGCAACCCTCAGGGGACGAAGGAGTGA
- a CDS encoding heavy metal response regulator transcription factor has protein sequence MKILLVEDQKMASEYIAKGLRENDFVVDVAGNGIDGLHYLLTTDYDLAILDVMLPGIDGWKIIEMARQAGKQTPIMFLTARDDVEDRVHGLELGAEDYLIKPFSFSELLARARVILRRSAPPTAILEENLLQVGDLKLDFLRHKVSRAGVRIELTQKEFLLLSLLMRRSGEVLSRTVIAEQVWDMNFDPETNVIDVAIRRLRNKIDDGFEDKLLHTLRGAGYVLELRG, from the coding sequence ATGAAAATTCTGCTGGTGGAAGATCAGAAAATGGCCTCGGAGTATATTGCCAAAGGGCTGCGCGAGAACGATTTCGTGGTCGATGTCGCCGGAAACGGTATCGACGGCCTGCATTATCTCCTGACCACGGACTATGACCTGGCGATCCTCGACGTGATGCTGCCGGGCATTGACGGCTGGAAGATCATCGAAATGGCGCGTCAGGCCGGAAAACAGACGCCTATCATGTTTCTGACCGCGCGGGATGACGTGGAGGACAGAGTCCACGGCCTCGAACTGGGCGCGGAAGATTATCTGATCAAGCCTTTTTCTTTTAGCGAGCTGCTGGCGCGGGCGAGGGTGATTCTGCGCCGTTCCGCGCCGCCGACCGCGATTCTTGAAGAGAACCTGCTGCAGGTGGGCGATTTGAAGCTCGATTTTCTGCGGCACAAAGTGTCCCGTGCCGGGGTGCGAATAGAGCTAACGCAAAAAGAATTCTTGCTGCTAAGCCTGCTGATGCGCCGCTCGGGCGAGGTGTTGTCGCGCACAGTGATTGCCGAGCAGGTGTGGGACATGAATTTTGACCCGGAAACTAACGTCATAGACGTCGCCATCCGCCGCTTGCGCAACAAAATTGACGACGGCTTTGAGGATAAATTACTCCACACTCTGCGCGGCGCAGGGTATGTGCTGGAATTACGCGGATGA
- the ansP gene encoding L-asparagine permease: protein MKTKTEAEHRAAKRRWLNSQDSGYHQAMGNRHVQMIAIGGAIGTGLFLGAGARLQAAGPALALIYLVCGIFSFFILRALGELVIHRPSSGSFVSYTREFLGEKAAYVCGWMYFVNWAMTGIVDITAVALYMHYWGAFGDVPQWVFALGALAVVAAMNMIGVKWFAEMEFWFALVKVLAIVAFLIVGTIFLGTGKPIDGNSTGFHLITDNGGLFPHGLLPALVLIQGVVFAFASIELVGTAAGECKDPKTMVPKAINSVIWRIGLFYVGSVVLLVLLLPWNAYQAGQSPFVTFFSKLGVPYIGDVMNIVVLTAALSSLNSGLYCTGRILRSMSMGGSAPQFMSKMSKNQVPYAGILVTSGVYVLGVFLNYLVPSQVFEIVLNMASLGIITSWAFIVLCQIRLRKAIKEGKADDVSFKLPGAPFTSWLTLLFLLGVLVLMAMDYPNGTFTIASIPVLAILLTLGWFGARKRVHEVAQQVHDHHE, encoded by the coding sequence ATGAAAACAAAGACTGAAGCGGAACACCGCGCCGCCAAACGGCGCTGGCTGAATTCCCAGGACTCGGGGTATCACCAGGCGATGGGCAACCGTCACGTACAGATGATTGCCATCGGCGGCGCCATCGGTACAGGCCTGTTTCTCGGCGCAGGTGCGCGCCTGCAGGCGGCAGGGCCGGCGCTGGCATTAATCTATCTGGTTTGCGGCATTTTCTCTTTCTTCATCCTCCGCGCTCTGGGCGAGCTGGTTATCCATCGCCCGTCCAGCGGCAGTTTCGTCTCCTACACCCGTGAATTCCTCGGTGAAAAAGCCGCCTACGTTTGCGGCTGGATGTATTTCGTTAACTGGGCGATGACCGGCATCGTGGATATCACCGCTGTGGCGCTCTATATGCACTACTGGGGCGCGTTCGGCGATGTGCCGCAGTGGGTCTTCGCCCTCGGCGCACTGGCCGTGGTCGCGGCGATGAACATGATTGGCGTGAAGTGGTTTGCCGAGATGGAGTTCTGGTTTGCGCTGGTCAAAGTATTGGCCATCGTCGCCTTCCTGATCGTCGGCACCATTTTCCTCGGCACTGGAAAACCGATTGACGGCAACAGCACAGGCTTCCATCTGATAACCGATAATGGCGGCCTCTTCCCGCACGGGCTGCTGCCAGCGTTGGTGTTGATTCAGGGGGTTGTATTTGCCTTCGCTTCTATCGAATTAGTCGGCACCGCCGCCGGGGAATGTAAAGACCCGAAAACCATGGTACCGAAGGCCATCAACAGCGTGATCTGGCGTATTGGCCTGTTCTATGTTGGCTCTGTGGTGCTGCTGGTTCTGCTGCTGCCGTGGAACGCCTATCAGGCGGGTCAGAGCCCGTTCGTGACCTTCTTCTCGAAGCTCGGCGTGCCTTACATCGGTGACGTGATGAACATCGTGGTATTAACCGCGGCGCTCTCCAGCCTGAACTCTGGCCTGTACTGCACCGGGCGTATTCTGCGTTCGATGTCGATGGGCGGCTCCGCACCTCAGTTCATGTCGAAGATGAGCAAGAATCAGGTGCCGTATGCCGGGATTCTGGTCACCAGCGGCGTCTACGTGCTCGGCGTGTTCCTCAACTACCTGGTGCCTTCTCAGGTGTTTGAGATCGTGCTGAATATGGCGTCCCTGGGCATTATCACCTCCTGGGCGTTTATCGTGCTGTGCCAGATTCGCCTGCGCAAGGCGATTAAAGAAGGGAAAGCGGACGACGTAAGCTTCAAGCTGCCGGGCGCGCCGTTTACCTCCTGGCTGACGCTGCTGTTCCTGCTTGGCGTGCTGGTATTGATGGCGATGGACTACCCGAACGGGACGTTCACTATTGCTTCCATTCCGGTGCTGGCAATTCTGCTGACGCTGGGCTGGTTTGGCGCTCGCAAGCGCGTGCATGAAGTGGCTCAGCAGGTTCACGATCACCACGAGTAG
- a CDS encoding efflux RND transporter periplasmic adaptor subunit: protein MNIKRSKKGLAMACVLAGAAGLWLYSQASSPATQKKTALPKVSLVAATSQTLPLTFSTQGHLVSLNEVDIRAQITSPVSQVAFHEGDFVKQGQLLFVLDDAEEQAALGHAQAQLGVIKAELDKADRDLSRGQPLLKTHYISSSDWDALVSAQQQAAAQYKSAQDDIHTAQAQLAYTRIYAPVSGKTGALNVHIGSLAQPGSTLPMVSINQFDPIGAEFTLPEQDLNAVVAAQHQGPVEVQVTDASGKPVTGTLSFIDNTVSQDSGTVNFKARFANGENQLWPGAYQNITVSAGSTPNVVVLPPQAVQDGPDGHFVYVIDAQMHATTQPVTLLRIQQQMAVVSGIQPGMKVVLEGANALRPGMSVKVVNAPAGSSS from the coding sequence ATGAACATAAAACGGTCAAAAAAAGGGCTGGCGATGGCCTGCGTGCTGGCGGGGGCGGCGGGACTCTGGCTGTACTCCCAGGCTTCATCGCCGGCAACGCAAAAGAAAACGGCGCTGCCGAAAGTTAGCCTGGTCGCCGCGACCAGCCAAACGCTGCCGCTGACGTTCTCCACCCAGGGGCATCTTGTGTCGCTCAATGAGGTGGACATTCGCGCGCAAATCACCAGCCCGGTGAGCCAGGTTGCATTCCACGAAGGGGATTTTGTTAAGCAAGGGCAATTGCTGTTTGTGCTGGATGATGCCGAAGAACAGGCCGCGCTGGGCCATGCCCAGGCCCAGTTGGGGGTGATTAAAGCCGAGCTGGATAAAGCCGACCGCGACCTCAGCCGCGGGCAGCCGCTGCTCAAAACCCACTACATCTCTTCTTCCGACTGGGATGCGCTGGTCAGTGCGCAACAGCAGGCGGCGGCACAATATAAGTCTGCCCAGGATGATATTCACACCGCCCAGGCGCAGCTCGCTTATACCCGCATCTACGCGCCCGTTAGCGGCAAAACAGGTGCCTTGAACGTGCATATCGGCAGCCTTGCGCAGCCGGGCAGCACGTTACCAATGGTCAGCATCAATCAATTTGACCCGATTGGCGCAGAATTTACCCTGCCGGAGCAGGATCTCAACGCCGTGGTCGCCGCGCAGCATCAGGGGCCGGTAGAAGTACAGGTGACCGATGCCAGCGGAAAACCGGTGACCGGCACGCTCAGTTTTATCGATAACACCGTCAGCCAGGACAGCGGCACGGTGAACTTTAAAGCCCGTTTTGCGAACGGTGAAAACCAGCTCTGGCCGGGCGCTTATCAGAATATTACGGTCAGCGCGGGCAGCACGCCGAATGTCGTTGTTTTACCGCCTCAGGCCGTGCAGGACGGCCCCGACGGGCATTTTGTTTACGTTATCGACGCCCAAATGCACGCCACAACGCAACCGGTCACATTGTTGCGCATCCAGCAGCAAATGGCGGTGGTGAGCGGCATTCAGCCCGGCATGAAAGTGGTGCTGGAGGGTGCAAATGCCCTGCGGCCGGGGATGTCCGTGAAGGTGGTTAACGCGCCAGCGGGGTCTTCATCATGA
- a CDS encoding heavy metal sensor histidine kinase produces the protein MIKLSHLSITARLTLYFSVTMAIVLYSVSGVLYSTMRQQLNHKDELELQSSIQFQQEIATAIGERQDNGEEWQTELLESVVRQERLSLRIFSPEGKVYAQSNNMVIPEQDFPLPGPGFSYREWHYRAENIRQKYLITSTLFTLKNNQKWLVQAALNVSGNNEIINTYYKRMQFFAALAILLFAAFGWWLARRGLSPLRTITTEIEKIHANDLHTRILDQRWPPELNALAASFDRMMMRLEASFHQLNRFSSDIAHELRGPINNLISAASVIQTKDRSAEEYQETLAAIVEEGERLSRMISSMLFLARADNSREVLNAEWLSSAHEFEKLIGFYDILAEEKEITLASRGDISFYADPQLIQRALSNLLSNALRHTPEKGHITLSAKIADERVILSVSDDGEGIKPEHLPLIFDRFFRGEASRSATENTGLGLAIVKTIAELHGGKISVVSEPGRGSTFTLSLPLHDKA, from the coding sequence ATGATAAAACTGTCGCATTTGTCGATCACGGCGCGCCTGACGCTCTACTTCTCCGTCACGATGGCCATCGTGCTTTACAGCGTGTCCGGCGTGCTTTATTCGACTATGCGCCAGCAGCTCAATCATAAAGATGAGCTGGAGCTACAAAGCTCCATTCAGTTCCAGCAGGAAATTGCTACGGCGATTGGAGAGCGGCAGGACAACGGGGAAGAGTGGCAAACCGAGCTGCTGGAGTCCGTGGTGCGGCAGGAGCGTCTGTCGCTGCGCATCTTCAGCCCGGAAGGCAAGGTGTACGCGCAATCCAATAATATGGTTATCCCGGAGCAGGATTTTCCGCTGCCGGGCCCCGGGTTTAGCTACCGGGAATGGCATTATCGCGCGGAGAATATCCGGCAAAAATACTTAATTACCTCCACGCTGTTCACCCTAAAAAATAACCAGAAATGGCTGGTACAAGCGGCGCTCAACGTCTCCGGCAACAACGAAATAATCAATACCTATTATAAGCGCATGCAGTTCTTCGCCGCGCTGGCGATCCTGCTGTTTGCCGCCTTTGGCTGGTGGCTTGCCCGCCGGGGGCTATCGCCGCTGCGCACGATCACCACCGAAATTGAGAAAATTCACGCCAACGATCTGCACACCCGGATCCTGGATCAGCGTTGGCCGCCGGAACTGAACGCGCTGGCGGCGTCGTTTGACCGCATGATGATGCGCCTTGAGGCCTCGTTTCATCAGCTAAATCGCTTTTCATCGGACATTGCCCACGAGCTGCGCGGGCCGATAAACAACCTGATCTCTGCCGCCAGCGTCATTCAAACCAAAGACCGCAGCGCCGAAGAGTACCAGGAAACGCTGGCCGCTATTGTGGAAGAAGGCGAGCGGCTGTCGCGCATGATCTCCTCCATGCTGTTCCTTGCCCGGGCAGATAACAGCCGCGAAGTGCTGAATGCCGAATGGCTAAGCAGCGCCCATGAATTCGAAAAACTTATTGGTTTCTATGACATTCTGGCAGAAGAAAAAGAGATTACCCTCGCAAGCCGGGGGGACATTTCATTCTATGCTGACCCGCAGCTTATCCAGCGGGCACTCTCAAATTTGCTCTCTAATGCCCTGCGCCACACGCCTGAAAAAGGGCATATCACGCTCAGTGCAAAAATTGCCGATGAACGGGTGATATTGAGCGTGAGTGATGATGGAGAAGGCATCAAACCCGAACATCTGCCGCTGATTTTTGATCGCTTTTTCCGGGGAGAAGCCTCCCGCAGCGCCACGGAAAACACCGGGCTGGGGCTGGCGATTGTGAAAACCATTGCGGAACTGCACGGCGGCAAAATCAGCGTGGTCAGCGAGCCGGGGCGCGGCAGCACGTTTACGCTCTCATTGCCGCTGCACGACAAGGCCTGA
- a CDS encoding MacB family efflux pump subunit, translated as MSNIIELKGISRTYGNGGQALTVLKNIDLTIAAGEMVAIIGASGSGKSTLMNIMGCLDVPDSGDYYIGGQNAAQLSPDELARVRREHIGFIFQRYHLMPDLSALGNVEIPAIYANSERDKRRLRAAALLGRLGLEGREHHKPGELSGGQQQRVSIARSLINGGEIILADEPTGALDSQSGQEVLAILSELNQRGHTVVMVTHDMKVAQHAQRIIELRDGEIIADSGSHVTATQTLPPPNRTRQSRWQSLLDRTRESLQMAIKAMNAHRLRTTLTMTGIIFGIAAVVTVVALGEGAKQKTLENIKDLGTNVVSIYPGRDFFDDGIEGIRTLVPADAEALAKQGFVDSVSPEVSASDNIRFLGKSATASINGVGRDHFRVNGIQLLQGTTFRDDRNALQEVIIDENARKALFDEAGLQALGQIVFLGSVPARVVGIAQSNNRSYAPNRITVWMPYSTVMYRMVGKTVLTSISVRLKDNVANEAAVSAISQLLTQRHGVKDFQLYNFEQIRKSIERTSMTFSILILMVACISLMIGSLGVMNIMLVSVTERTHEIGVRMAVGARRSDIMQQFMIEAVLVCLIGGALGIALSYAAGALFTALAGGMFTAIYSWQAAAVAFFCSTLIGMIFGYLPARKAARMDPVVSLASE; from the coding sequence GTGAGTAACATCATCGAGTTAAAGGGCATTAGCCGGACCTACGGCAACGGCGGGCAGGCGCTAACCGTGCTGAAAAATATCGATCTGACCATAGCTGCCGGGGAAATGGTGGCGATCATCGGTGCATCAGGATCGGGTAAGTCGACCTTGATGAACATTATGGGCTGCCTCGATGTACCTGACAGCGGCGATTACTACATCGGCGGGCAAAATGCCGCCCAGCTTTCGCCGGATGAACTGGCTCGAGTGCGGCGAGAGCATATCGGTTTTATTTTCCAGCGCTACCACCTGATGCCTGACCTTAGCGCCCTAGGCAACGTTGAGATCCCGGCTATTTACGCCAACAGTGAGCGTGACAAGCGTCGCCTGCGTGCCGCCGCACTGCTTGGCAGGCTCGGGCTGGAAGGGCGTGAGCACCATAAGCCCGGCGAGCTTTCTGGCGGCCAGCAGCAGCGCGTCAGTATTGCCCGCTCGTTGATCAATGGCGGGGAAATTATTCTTGCCGATGAGCCGACCGGCGCGCTGGACTCTCAGTCAGGTCAGGAGGTGTTAGCCATCCTGAGCGAACTTAACCAGCGTGGTCATACGGTCGTGATGGTGACCCACGACATGAAAGTGGCCCAGCACGCTCAGCGCATTATCGAACTGCGGGACGGCGAAATCATCGCCGACAGCGGCAGCCACGTAACGGCCACACAAACGCTGCCGCCGCCTAATCGCACCCGCCAAAGCCGCTGGCAAAGTCTGCTCGACCGCACGCGAGAATCGCTACAAATGGCGATCAAAGCGATGAATGCGCATCGCTTACGCACCACGTTGACCATGACAGGGATAATTTTCGGTATTGCCGCCGTTGTCACCGTTGTGGCGTTGGGCGAGGGCGCGAAGCAGAAAACGCTGGAGAATATTAAGGATCTGGGGACCAACGTCGTCAGCATTTATCCGGGCCGGGACTTTTTTGATGACGGTATCGAAGGCATTCGGACGCTGGTGCCAGCAGACGCGGAGGCGCTGGCAAAGCAGGGTTTCGTCGACAGCGTAAGCCCGGAGGTTAGCGCCTCAGACAATATTCGTTTTCTCGGTAAATCCGCAACCGCGTCGATCAACGGCGTCGGGCGAGATCACTTCCGCGTTAACGGCATTCAGCTTTTGCAAGGGACAACCTTCAGGGATGACCGTAACGCCCTGCAGGAAGTGATTATCGATGAGAACGCCCGTAAGGCGCTGTTTGATGAAGCCGGGCTACAGGCGCTGGGGCAAATTGTTTTCCTGGGCTCCGTTCCGGCACGCGTGGTGGGTATCGCCCAAAGCAACAATCGCAGCTATGCACCCAACCGTATCACCGTATGGATGCCCTACAGCACGGTGATGTACCGCATGGTCGGTAAAACGGTGCTGACCAGCATCAGTGTCCGGCTAAAAGACAACGTGGCTAACGAAGCTGCGGTGAGCGCCATCTCGCAGCTATTGACCCAGCGCCACGGCGTTAAAGACTTCCAGCTTTATAACTTCGAGCAGATCAGAAAATCTATCGAACGCACTTCGATGACCTTCAGCATTTTAATTCTGATGGTCGCCTGTATCTCGCTGATGATCGGCAGTCTCGGCGTGATGAATATCATGCTGGTGTCGGTCACCGAACGAACCCATGAAATCGGCGTGCGCATGGCGGTAGGGGCGCGGCGAAGCGACATTATGCAGCAGTTTATGATTGAAGCCGTGCTGGTTTGCCTGATTGGCGGTGCGCTGGGTATTGCCCTGTCGTATGCCGCTGGTGCGCTATTTACCGCCCTGGCAGGCGGGATGTTCACGGCGATTTATTCGTGGCAGGCCGCAGCAGTCGCGTTTTTCTGCTCAACATTAATCGGCATGATCTTCGGTTATCTCCCCGCCCGCAAAGCGGCAAGGATGGACCCGGTCGTTTCACTGGCCAGCGAGTAA